Proteins from one Sabethes cyaneus chromosome 2, idSabCyanKW18_F2, whole genome shotgun sequence genomic window:
- the LOC128733506 gene encoding 40S ribosomal protein S12 — MSDIEVEAPVAPIDGTMDVNTALQEVLKKSLIADGLVHGIHEACKALDKRQAVLCILAESCDEPQYKKLITALCNEHQIPLIRVDSNKKLGEWSGLCKIDKEGKPRKISGASCVVLKAYGEETPAHDVIKEHLKQLRQSS; from the exons ATGTCGGATATTGAGGT TGAAGCCCCGGTCGCTCCCATCGATGGAACGATGGATGTCAACACGGCCCTGCAGGAAGTGTTGAAGAAGTCCTTGATTGCTGACGGCTTAGTGCATGGTATCCACGAAGCCTGCAAGGCGTTAGATAAACGTCAAGCCGTGCTATGCATTTTGGCCGAAAGTTGTGACGAGCCTCAGTACAAGAAATTGATCACGGCCCTGTGCAACGAACATCAAATTCCTCTGATCCGGGTCGATTCCAACAAGAAGCTAGGCGAATGGTCTGGTCTGTGCAAGATCGACAAAGAGGGTAAGCCACGAAAGATTTCCGGAGCCTCCTGCGTGGTGTTGAAG GCATACGGTGAGGAAACTCCCGCTCACGATGTGATTAAGGAGCATCTGAAACAGCTGAGACAGTCTAGCTAA
- the LOC128733503 gene encoding uncharacterized protein LOC128733503, with product MARLSNVRVKLCDQILLHKLNLLNNAVARAGLTEQEMEEAFKQSIGYRPSRLSWTQWNDGTLSILYSVIFLIALFILTPFLASLIEVILGTRCIVPNNYLVWEATRPLSDCDYCRGVQGPIILANLSREDFKPYAYSSRPIIIKNAISHWPAAKLLNFTFLKDLYYKHQAALDSFHEDCQYLHFKSSFQTLKDVFRMSEDFQKGNKPWYVGWSNCNPVILAELRKLYPKPHFLPEDAEMPNTDFVFLGYEQGAVMHIDYIPRLMWQAQLRGNKSWILAPTPECDNECRSFSFYVEPGDALLVDTRLWYHGTFIYKGEFSLTIQSEYG from the exons ATGGCTAGACTAAGCAACGTACGGGTGAAACTGTGCGACCAAATTTTACTGCACAAATTGAACTTACTGAACAATGCAGTTGCCCGAGCCGGATTGACGGAACAGGAAATGGAGGAAGCGTTCAAGCAGAGTATCGGTTACCGACCGAGTCGCCTATCGTGGACCCAGTGGAACGATGGAACGCTTTCCATTCTTTACAGCGTAATTTTCCTGATAGCGCTCTTTATTCTCACTCCATTCCTGGCATCGTTGATTGAAGTCATCCTGGGAACTCGCTGTATAGTGCCAAACAACTACTTGGTCTGGGAAGCAACGCGTCCGCTATCCGACTGTGACTATTGCCGAG GAGTTCAAGGACCGATCATTTTGGCTAATTTGTCCCGGGAGGATTTTAAACCCTACGCGTACTCCTCAAGACCTATCATTATCAAAAATGCGATATCCCACTGGCCGGCTGCAAAGTTGCTCAATTTCACTTTCCTGAAGGATCTCTACTACAAGCACCAGGCGGCTTTGGATAGTTTTCACGAAGACTGTCAATATTTGCACTTCAAATCCAGTTTTCAAACGCTTAAAGACGTCTTCCGCATGTCGGAAGACTTCCAGAAAGGCAACAAGCCATGGTACGTCGGCTGGAGTAATTGCAATCCGGTGATTTTGGCCGAACTGAGAAAGCTGTATCCAAAGCCGCATTTTCTTCCGGAGGATGCCGAAATGCCCAATACGGATTTTGTTTTCCTGGGCTATGAGCAAGGAGCGGTTATGCAC ATTGACTACATCCCGCGGTTAATGTGGCAAGCTCAGTTGCGCGGCAATAAAAGCTGGATTCTGGCTCCAACGCCAGAGTGTGACAATGAATGTCGTAGCTTCAGCTTTTACGTTGAACCGGGCGATGCGTTGCTAGTCGACACCAGGCTCTGGTACCATGGAACGTTCATCTACAAGGGCGAGTTTTCGCTCACCATTCAGTCCGAGTATGGTTAA
- the LOC128733502 gene encoding zinc finger MYND domain-containing protein 10 homolog codes for MSFPNVVLPEEIEYFVQSLRQFQVADIGNQSWFEQYEYVLKLTQQACIEASTEQEEVVKEQIVIEAKLPALVHEIFSVRIWRNRILPKLVDGNDLKASFVPYSVLYYEMNIVALLETILFHRNGCETLGDSILDLIDYCTQATGLLIGLANDEGTQHDRETQRMKETSQEELDRLKRDMHFRVGLKSITILNYIVENLASLPLSVSNRLIKTHDVPCLISNVLHYKPWLRKRKDFEKFVNDRWESVFGSDVFRIVKSEAQAWMCLFGLLTNQTIMSEYEINEFRQREIGKCVGLLNEQILDQIPALMHLKQVLCSIQMKAGSKTAYRSNLLLEEVPEIENNLMANAKTYGWKKIVEKHKKIFVDLTQQEITELARRLNTAYNTDLLEMSENKVETGDKKCSTCKQPAEKKCSRCSAVYYCSRDCQVADWPRHKDLCHQLKAL; via the exons ATGTCCTTTCCAAACGTCGTGTTACCGGAAGAAATTGAATATTTCGTGCAAAGTTTGCGCCAATTCCAGGTTGCGGACATAGGCAATCAAAG TTGGTTTGAACAGTACGAATACGTTTTGAAATTAACACAGCAGGCATGTATCGAGGCAAGCACCGAACAAGAGGAAGTGGTCAAGGAACAGATAGTCATCGAGGCCAAACTTCCCGCGCTGGTACACGAAATTTTCTCTGTCAGGATTTGGAGGAATAGAATTCTACCAAAACTGGTAGACGGAAATGACTTGAAGGCTTCCTTCGTTCCATACAGTGTGCTTTATTATGAGATGAACATTGTTGCCTTACTGGAGACAATTCTTTTTCACCGCAATGGCTGTGAGACCTTGGGGGATAGTATCCTGGATTTAATTGATTATTGCACACAAGCTACTGGATTACTAATTGGCTTAGCGAACGATGAGGGTACGCAACACGATAGAGAAACGCAACGTATGAAGGAAACATCTCAAGAAGAGTTGGATCGCCTTAAAAGAGACATGCATTTCAGAGTAGGATTGAAAAGTATAACTATTCTTAACTACATTGTTGAAAACTTAGCATCGCTTCCATTGAGTGTGAGTAATCGATTGATCAAAACCCACGACGTCCCTTGTCTGATTTCCAATGTTTTGCACTATAAACCATGGTTGAGAAAACGTAAAGATTTTGAGAAATTCGTTAATGATCGCTGGGAATCTGTTTTTGGTAGTGACGTTTTTAGAATAGTTAAAAGTGAGGCCCAAGCTTGGATGTGTCTTTTTGGTCTATTGACCAACCAAACAATAATGAGCGAATATGAAATCAACGAGTTTCGGCAAAGGGAAATCGGTAAATGCGTGGGTCTTTTGAATGAACAAATCTTGGACCAGATCCCAGCACTTATGCACCTAAAACAGGTTTTATGTTCTATTCAAATGAAAGCTGGATCTAAGACCGCCTATCGCTCTAATTTACTATTAGAAGAGGTGCCAGAGATCGAAAACAATTTGATGGCAAACGCAAAAACATACGGCTGGAAAAAAATTgtcgaaaaacataaaaaaatatttgtagacTTAACGCAGCAAGAAATTACTGAACTTGCTAGGAG ATTGAACACGGCGTATAACACTGATCTACTGGAAATGTCTGAAAATAAAGTTGAAACTGGCGACAAAAAATGTTCGACCTGCAAACAACCAGCTGAAAAGAAGTGTTCACGATGCAGCGCCGTTTACTATTGCTCGCG TGACTGTCAAGTTGCAGATTGGCCGCGGCATAAGGATTTGTGTCATCAGCTGAAAGCTCTTTAA